The region ACAACGTCTCATTAAAAAGGCAACCACCTTGGATCATTGAATGGACTTGCCGATCCAAGCAGAGAACAGTTAGTATTTTAATTCAAACCATTTGGTTCGCTTGTATTTGGACTGTTTAGAAAGGTTGGGAAAAAAAGATTTTCAAGAACAAGGATAGTAGTGCAAAAAGATGTCTTgatgttttttttaaaaatgtataTTTTCAGACAGCAATATAATTTTCTTGTTCCAATTTTTTATAAGAATTCAATAACAATACATTTCACTCATTCACTCTACCCTAGTCTTGGCATAAAAAGAACATAACAATGCAGTAATAATAATCATTGTTGACATAAGCAAATAATTTATTCATATCAATAATAActtaacaaaataaaataattgaatATAACACCACATGTGTCAAAGTCATGTTGAAAACCAGACCTATCTTCAATATGAAGTAACAGTACTCGATAGTTTATTCGCCACCTAAAGCCTTAGGTTTGTTACATAATAAATAGCAAGAATTCAATGAGAGGATTCTACCAAGCTGATGAGAGTTAGATGGATATACTATTAGGTATTCCCTTTCCAGTTAGTCCACCCTCCCTAGAATAATCAGAGGTATTGGGAAACAGAAGGGTATAAGGCAATTTCACTGGCCCGTTTCTGTTCTTCAAGTTCGGGTCCTTGTTCCTTTTCATGATATTATTCTCAATTTCCAACAACTTCTGCGAAAATCGCTTGAAAGCCGCCAAGGGTTCAGCATCCAAAGTCCAGTCAGGGTCTACTGTCTGTCCAAGATAAACTTCATCAGTCGAATGCCTCGACAGAATTTCTATCAATGACACGCCAAGGAGAGTTTGGAACTGAGCTGTGATTGTTTTCAAGAATGCTAATTCCGGATCAAACTCAAGCTCTTCATACTCTGGAGTACCTGGCTCAGGCATGAACCTGCGACTAACCGTTGGACGATTAGGTAGGAAACCGGCGTAAGGATACTGTCCAAAGTTCACTGCTGCATGAAAAGCAGAAGCCACCCATATGATAATAGTGCAGGATTGAATGAGCTCAATTCTTGTCTTCATTTGTGGCCACCATGACTTATCTTTCAAGTCACCGTGACCCTCGTTGCGAACTTCTTTCCACCAGCGTTGGAGTTCATAGTCATTCTCAACCATTTCATCAGATGTGTAGTAGAATTTACAATATTCGCTCACCCAAGTTTCAATCGCATCCCAAATTTCCAACCCGTCAACCGCAAAAGGATAGTCTTCTATCAGAAGTTTGAGTCCATGAGGACTACTTGAATCTCGAACTGCTATCCCTCTGAAAATTTCAGTGAGATATAATTACATTTTTATTTCGATAAATTGGACTATAATCCTATCTGAAGCGATGTTCGAAGTTTATGATTTTGAACTTACCTCTCGAGTAGATTAGCGGGCAACGCCTGCTCGGTGAACACCCAATCTTTATACACAACCGTCGACATTTCTAGGGCGTATTTACCGGGGAAAACTGTTCTCTCAAGTATACCTCCAGCATTTATAAGTATATGTCTAGCTAAGGCATTTATATGCATTGTATCCTTAAGGTGTGGCTTCAAGAGCTTGTGAACAGGATGAAGAAGACTTAGCTGTCTGTTTGTAGCTATTAAAAATGGTTCAATCACTGCATGAGTATATAACCAATGGCTAACTAGTTGGTGATATCCTGAGTCATTCACAGCAGCATATGCTTTAGCCAACTGCCAAATTGTGGCTGCAACTCCTTCATGTGATGGAGTAAAGACTCTACTGACAGCTCCATGTTGCTCACCTTGTGGATGAGGTAAGCTTAATTCAATAGCCAGTGGCTTCAATGTGCCATCATCTTGTAGAAATAGAACTGTTCTGGTAGCATAAGTCTTGGTGTTGGTAGAGTTTATTCTACCTAGGTATGGCATCAGAGCATCATGATGGTCTAATATATAGAGTTTATTCCTTTGCATAGCCTGCAATATAAAGAAACTCAATGGCTGTTATAGATATTGATTATATCACTCAACATGGATTTCGCTTCATTTCAGGGTTGTCTTTGAGGACGTGTAAGGCGGAGGGTACCATGCAGGAGTAAAAAAGTTTCCTGGTTGAACCGTGGCTAAAAGGACCTCAAAATTTTTGTCACGATTAAACTATAGAAAAATAAGACCTATTTGTTATGCCACAGTTAAACCATGATAAACCTACACAGGTCTCCGGAAATTTACGTTCCTGCTTCATTTCGTATAACTTATGATCAATGGAATAAGTGAATTTTTATAAGTACCTCATCTATTGTGAACCCATCTAAACTATTTGCTATGTGCTTTTCTTGGATGGAACTGTTTTGGTCTCCATAGACACTAGGATCTAGCTTGCTTGCCGGAGGAAATTCCTTCATGTAGCACACAAATATACATCAATTTTTGAAACAATatatttgttttcattttctaATTTTACTTAAAATTATAAAACTGTTACTTGGAGACGGCGGATGATAACAGGGTTTACACCAGCAAGCATTTCTCTCGCAAACTCCTCGTCGGTCCTCCATGCAGTCTTACTAGCTACAAAATACATCCAATATTAACAATGCGAAAATAATATCAATGATTCTGTCCTATTGAAGGTAGATTAAATCGGTCTACCTTTGATCACATCAGGCACTGGAAATTTGAGGAATTTCTCACCATCATTCCTAACAAGTTCCCTAAGAATCTCATAAGGAATAAGTTCTCTAATTTTACTCTGCAAAGCTCCACTTGGGAGCTTAAAACTTCCCTCATAAACATCAAACACGTCTTCAAAAGTGTCAAACTCATTAATAGTTTTGTCACACAGAGATTTAACCTCCGGAAGCAAAACCTGAGCAACGGATTTGAGTGCATAAGCTAGAAAGTCCGAAAACTTTACATGGCCAAACTGTTCATCTCTTGGTACATAAACATTTAGATTCAAAAGATGCAGTCTTGACTCAGTTTGAGGATCTGCAACAATGACAGAATGAATCAGATCAAGAATGAGTGTTTACTATTAATACTAGTCCAAATTCAAACCTGTTTTGGTAGGTGGACGACCGGTTCTTCCTCGACGCGGATAAGGAAACTTCTGTGATCCTCCTATAACAGGACGTGCATAATCTGGACCATCATCTGGAGTTCCTAAGTCATTGTAAAATGCATAGTCATATACTCTATCCCACTCATTGAGTTTTCCAACTCCTTTACCACGGAGGGCTGCAAGTTCTTCTTCTCTCAGCTTCCGCAGTGGCTCTGGTGTTTCACATGGAAGATAAGCCTGAATTATAATTTGCAACTGTTTAGACAGGTTTTGTGACTTTTGTCTAATATCCAGTTTCCAAAAACATTTAACATTATCCATTAATAAAAGGTTTTTCTTATCTAAAAATAGTAAAGTCTAAATTAAAAAGTTAAACCACATTTATTTTAAAccaatttttttaattaaaataacaatattGCAAAAAACAGGCTGTAGAATAAGTACAATAGAATTaataaacatttattttaattttataataaCTTTCAGTTATCGCTTTATTTTGGAAAAGGTAGACCCAAGTTTAGCTGTCAAAACAGGCTTTACTTTTGCAAAGTGACATAGTACTATAATATAACTTTATTCTATTATGAAGAAATGAATTACCTTGTTTGCAAAGAAAACACGATCATGTGTGTAACGATGAGCAGGGTAAACCCAAGAGTTGCAAAGAAAAGTCACAGGACCGTGTCCTGGAATCTCTTCAATGGTAACTTTCTTTAGGTAAAATTGACTATGGTGATTATTTCTGATTTTGAAAGCACCAGGAACTCCCATTTTCTCATGATCCCAATCAAACGTTACTGAAAATTCTGTGTCTGAAGCTCTTGTCAAAGATGAAATGCTTGAAATCCATCTCTCCAAGTATGCCACTTTTCCATGTTGCCCTTGCATTCCCTTTGCTAATAGTTATACACCAAAAAAAATACTGATATAATATTTCTTATGTTACTACTAGCTTATGGTGAAATAATGTTAGGAGAGTGAGAAAACCTGGATCAGGAGTTGTAGCACTAATGAGCTGAATAGAGACACGTTTGCCTAAAAACTCATGAACACGATCAAGAACATTGGATTTGATATCATGAAAATCCAACAAGCTCTTCTTCATTAAAACCACTTTTCCTTGAACCCTTTTTTTGTGATGCATCTCCATGATTCTTCTTGCTATCCAATTCCAAATACTACTTTCAATATAAGTGCATTTGTACAAACATATATATAGAGGTATAATATATGAAGTATTGAAGGGGAAACAACAAGGTATAATATATTTAATCTTATTTATGATGTAACTTTGACATTTTATGATGTAATTTTGACAACTTTTATATTATTTTgcttataaaaaaaataaaaaaaataaaaagacaAACCTTATTTAGTTGCTTTTGCTTATACTACATGCTAAAGAAAGACATGTGGCTTGTTTTGATTGGTAGTTAGGTTTGGAAAAAAGGAGACAGATGGAAAGTGGAAAGATTAAAGATAGAGTTGAAAGGTGGGACCCACACGGGTTATCTCTTTAgccatgcacaatcaaagaatGTGATTCAATAGGCTTTTATTTTGACATAATTTGCCATATGTCACAAAAATAAATCCCAAAATGCAATACAAAATTTCAACATTGTCACACTTTTACCTTTTTCTTAATTAAAAAATGGATTCAACTAATAAAATAGGGGATGGTGTCAGCCTAAAGAGAGTTCTGCCGTAAGAATGcttttttttatttgtttaatttattttaatatttttaaattattatttaaatataataattaataaaaGTCAAATAAAAAGGGAAAAATATTAAAATTGCTTAAAGAATAAAGTTTTactattttaaaattaaatatttaataattaattatatatatttttttttaaaatagaaaaagaataaaaatgataaaatatgAAAAGAAAAAATTTTCTTCAGTAAATTCTTGTCCACAAGGTATTAAGGTTTCACCATTTGAATTATAGTATGACCTGCTATAAATAGGCGAGTGTAAAAAGATAGTAGTATTATTTTTTCTTTTACTCATTTCACATATTTGTTAATCATGTCTGCTGGATATGTTATGAATTTTAATCAGAATAAACGAATGAGCGTTTGCCTAAATTCGCATTTGAATTTTAGAACATTAATTGTAGTTATCAACTCGAATTTTCGATAGTTAGGTGGTCGTATTATAGAAATGTGAGAAAAGTCGAATATCATTGTCCATATATACATAATCCCGACGGATGATAGCCCAAATGATACCTACCTTTATACCTAGAATCACATACAAAATGATTTAGATGTCTATGTATGTTTGAAACCCATAGAGGAGAAATTAACATAGGAGTTAAAGATCCACTTATTTTATGTGTTGTTATTGATTATTTTATTAAGATGTATGTTAAACTTTAATTGATGTAACTTCAATTTAAGTTTTTGTGTTGTTGTAGTCGATGTTGGGTTGTAACTATAagattttaattttaaatatattttactATGTTGAAGCAAATAATTTAATTTGACTAACTAATAATTTAACTTTAAGATTATCTAAAAAAACAAACACAATTATTTAGAAGTTTATGTCTTGTCCTGACAGTTTATGCGCATATGACTGATTTGGTGACAAATAccacatttccttttctctttcTCAATATTGTCCATTTCGGTTCTAATGTGGGTGATTTTTGTGCGACCTTTCTTTTTTCGT is a window of Lathyrus oleraceus cultivar Zhongwan6 chromosome 6, CAAS_Psat_ZW6_1.0, whole genome shotgun sequence DNA encoding:
- the LOC127092431 gene encoding linoleate 9S-lipoxygenase 5 — its product is MEMHHKKRVQGKVVLMKKSLLDFHDIKSNVLDRVHEFLGKRVSIQLISATTPDPAKGMQGQHGKVAYLERWISSISSLTRASDTEFSVTFDWDHEKMGVPGAFKIRNNHHSQFYLKKVTIEEIPGHGPVTFLCNSWVYPAHRYTHDRVFFANKAYLPCETPEPLRKLREEELAALRGKGVGKLNEWDRVYDYAFYNDLGTPDDGPDYARPVIGGSQKFPYPRRGRTGRPPTKTDPQTESRLHLLNLNVYVPRDEQFGHVKFSDFLAYALKSVAQVLLPEVKSLCDKTINEFDTFEDVFDVYEGSFKLPSGALQSKIRELIPYEILRELVRNDGEKFLKFPVPDVIKASKTAWRTDEEFAREMLAGVNPVIIRRLQEFPPASKLDPSVYGDQNSSIQEKHIANSLDGFTIDEAMQRNKLYILDHHDALMPYLGRINSTNTKTYATRTVLFLQDDGTLKPLAIELSLPHPQGEQHGAVSRVFTPSHEGVAATIWQLAKAYAAVNDSGYHQLVSHWLYTHAVIEPFLIATNRQLSLLHPVHKLLKPHLKDTMHINALARHILINAGGILERTVFPGKYALEMSTVVYKDWVFTEQALPANLLERGIAVRDSSSPHGLKLLIEDYPFAVDGLEIWDAIETWVSEYCKFYYTSDEMVENDYELQRWWKEVRNEGHGDLKDKSWWPQMKTRIELIQSCTIIIWVASAFHAAVNFGQYPYAGFLPNRPTVSRRFMPEPGTPEYEELEFDPELAFLKTITAQFQTLLGVSLIEILSRHSTDEVYLGQTVDPDWTLDAEPLAAFKRFSQKLLEIENNIMKRNKDPNLKNRNGPVKLPYTLLFPNTSDYSREGGLTGKGIPNSISI